A window of Malania oleifera isolate guangnan ecotype guangnan chromosome 2, ASM2987363v1, whole genome shotgun sequence genomic DNA:
TGAGaagtttgtatgtatattttagagactctagcactctggtattgtatataaagtaGTGGtgtgttatgttttccactgcgtagtTAGAATGTATATATGATAGGTTTATCCCCGGTATCCCACTTTGGGTCCAAGTTAACTTTATTTACAGTTTGTGGTATCAAAGTTTATtagattaaaatatatatagccAGAATTTTTGGGGGCGTTATAGTGACGGTTACAACTAAAAGGTGTATAATAGTGATAGTCTTAAAATCGTTATTACAAATCAACCTGATAGTGACGGTtctataaccatcactaaaagtcccTCAATAGTGATGATTCtatatctgtcactaatagtaggtttTTAGCGACGATTTTCAGTTTTAAAATACTATCGATTGTAGTGACGATATTTCTCCTTTAGTGATGCTAtagatctgtcactaatactcaataATTAGTGTTGGTTCTTGAACTGTTGCTAATACTGAGTTGAGGTGGCATTTATAGTGACTaatttagaaccgtcactaagttgtcactaataagtaataTTGACGGTtttccactattagtgacggtttttagtcGTCactaaaattctatttttttgtagtgtcaaCCTTCATTGCTTTATGACTAATGTCAGCCTTCTTTGTCCCATGACTAGAGTTAGCCTTCTTTGCCTTATTACCTTCCTCTTTATCCAAATGTTCAACAACGACAATAAACTTATGGGTTGAACTATCATTGAGCAAAGGCTCTTTAGCCACATCATCAATGTTCTTGTGATGTAGATAAATTGCTACCTCTAGATTTTGTCTAATATCTTGCATGGTATGTAATACATCcttatcaaaatcaaaatttcttaaTCCATTATTTATGGTCAATTTGGATCAAGGATTATGCTTAGAGAACGAAAAGAAAAGACAAATAAGaacaaaattcatttttcattgcAATTTCTCTCTATATAAGATactattgaaatatatatatatataaggataaaagaCGCTCACGTCTCCTAAAGTTTGATGAAAAGATAGAAATCtcctttgaaatttcaaaaatgttgTGAAACTCCTTAAGATATAAAAAATGTCACAAATATCCcttgaaatttggaaaaaaaacaaacatttttagaaaaaattttttttttacaagataTAAGGGGATgtttgtgtctttttaataaatttcaaacGAGATCCTCAAAATTCTTGATACCTAAGAGatggtttctaaaatttttgaaaccttatgaGAGCTCattatttttttgtcaaacctcaagaaAGATCATTGTTTTTTGcttaaaaaattaatatgattaaaaattaaatgataatatattaatgatgtataaaatcaaattttatttattgatttgatatatatatattttaaattttttttaacattttcttttataaccaaacatgaaaaataagaattttttattttattttttcattcctTTCTCCAACATTTTCATAATTCCAAATAATACCTTAATCCTTACCATGGACTGTTCAATAATATGTAATAAACACTCTGTGCCCTAAAACTACCTCTCGGAAAAAGGATGAAGTGGGCACCACAAACTTATCTTTGAAAATTTGGCCATGACcccattttaaaatatttctcaCACAAATTTTCAATAAATCCTCCAATTTTGGATTAATGATATATTCCTTTGGCTAattctcttaaaataaatatatttaacgTCCATCAAGAAAAATTTTCTAGGAATCAAATCTCTCTCTCCCTGGGTATTCTCACGTGGGTCTCTCCTGTATGGAGTTAtcctaatattaaaaaaaaaaaaaaaacaatattaccggtataattatttattcacTGAATGACCAGAAGAACCTTGGACTCATACAAGACCGGCGCCTCCAGTTACGCGGAATTAACGCCATAACTGTCGGTGGGCCCCAAAAAAGGAAGTGGCAGCTTCGTGAATTTAAGAAAGTAGTAGGGGCTAAGCGGGTATAAACAAAACAGTCTAGCTTTTGTATGTTTCGTATTTATATACCGTTCAGGCTTCAGACCTAGAATCATAACAAGCAAACACACAAGTCCGACTCCCAACACTGTGCAGTTAGAAGCAGCTGTCGGCAGAACTCCAGAACGTCTGTCTCCACCTCGAAGCCTCCGCCTGCCGGAAAGCTGACAATAGGCGGCAGGTGCGTGGTGGCGCGGCTCCAGCATACCCACACAATGCATTCCCTCCACCACATTGCAAATCTTCTCCGCCTCGCGAGCCTCCTCTTCGCTTTCCACCGTCTCCATATCGTCTCGGCCCAGTATTTACCACTCCAGCACCGCCTCGCCGGTACTCACTCACAGTGGACACCCGCCACCGCCACCTGGTATGGAGCTCCCGATGGCGACGGCAGCGACGGTAAGCCCCCACTCTCTCCACTGGTACCCAATGTAGGACCATAGATCTCGCGCATATATAGTATTAATTAAGTACTTGATCTCCAACTCGGTGAGTCCACTCAGAACTCTCCGAGTCGACTCATGAAGAGACACATTCGAGTAGACACCGTGTACACATCACATCGTATATGTACATTTATACGACAATATGCATATAACATGTTGCGTATGTACGTTCGTATAATAGATCAATTaatttgtatatgtataattgtatatGTAATTATGTACGTATATGGTATATGGATATGGGGCAGGTGGGGCATGCGGGTACGGATCTCTGGTGGATGTGAAGCCGTTCAGGGCTCGGGTGGGGGCGGTGAGCCCGGCGCTGTTTAAGGCAGGGGAGGGGTGTGGGGCATGCTATAAAGTGAAGTGCCTGGACAAGAGCATCTGCTCCAGAAGGGCAGTCACCATTATTGTGACGGACGAGTGCCCCGGCGGCTACTGCTCCGCCGGCCGCATCCACTTCGACCTCAGTGGCG
This region includes:
- the LOC131148686 gene encoding expansin-B3-like gives rise to the protein MHSLHHIANLLRLASLLFAFHRLHIVSAQYLPLQHRLAGTHSQWTPATATWYGAPDGDGSDGGACGYGSLVDVKPFRARVGAVSPALFKAGEGCGACYKVKCLDKSICSRRAVTIIVTDECPGGYCSAGRIHFDLSGAAFGRMAIAGEGFSLRNRGEIPVIYRRTRCKYPGKHIAFHVNEGSTDYWLSLLVEFEDGDGDVGSMHIKEASSTEWIEMSHVWGANWCITQGPLQGPFSVKITTLSSQRTLSARDVIPRNWAPKATYTSRLSFFP